The Heterodontus francisci isolate sHetFra1 chromosome 23, sHetFra1.hap1, whole genome shotgun sequence nucleotide sequence TGTTGTAGGACTGCAGAACTTATATCAGATCAATtggtgtgggatcgcttagccctgtctgttgcatgctgcttccgctgtttggcaggcAAGTAATACtgtatagcttcaccaggctgacacctcatttttggtatgcctgttcctgctcctggcatgccctcctgcactcttcattgaaccagggttggtcccccggcttgatggtaatagtaaagtgggggatatgctgggccatggggttacagattgtgattaaatacaattctgctgctgctgatggcccacagtccctcatggatgcccagttttgagttgctagatctgtttgaaatctattccatttagcatagtagtagtgccacacaacatgatggtggatacctccgtgtgaagatgggacttcatctccaaaggactgtgcggtggtcactcctaccaatactgccatgaacagatgcatctgcggtcaggtgaggttgaggtcaagtaggtttttccctcttgttggttccctcgccgcTTGCCACAGACCCAGGGGTCTGTTCATAATGACTGACTGTACCATGGCGTTTAGTGCTGGACTAGTTCATCCAGAGCTGATAAAAGCACGCGGTGTGACTGTATTTTTCTAACATTGTCCATTTTTACAGAATAAACCCTTTTCAAATGTTAATTATAGTTGTAATGTTTGCCAGGTATGTATGGTATTCCACATCCTGAGAAAGCTGGTGGATAATCATCCAGCAAAACTCTTTGAGCACTGCCCTTAAGTTGGATGCTGATAGACAAATAGTGTGGCCTGGGAGAAAAGGGACTCTGCCTATGGAAAATAGGTTGCTACTTTGTCAGAAAAATCCCCATCTGCACAGAAAGGTTCAATAACCCACTATGTGGGGAATCTTGAGCATAACGCATTCTGCTGCTTGTGAACAACCCCTTGGAACACTCTGCTGATCTGGTTCAGTAAAAATgctttgttttcacattgaactATTGGATAGAGCGTACAAATACTTTTCTGTTGGAACATGATGCATTTCTTTCAGCCGCCTTGCCATTCTATTGTTGGATGTATGCACATTCCTCCTCTTGTGCAAAATGTTCTTGTTTCATTTTCATTTGTGACCTTTGGAATTGTGAGTTGTCCACATTCATAAATTAGCAATATCGCACTGCTGATATTTGGTCAAGACATATGCTGTCTTATAGCTAAGAAAACATTTCAATCTGTTCTTGTGTTTTTATTTTAGCAAACACTATAATGACAGAACTTTTAATGAGATTTATTTCTTAAAAATACCATCTTTAGAGAAATTGGTATCCAATCTGCATGCCAGCTCAAATAGTTTTGATCCAAAATACTGGAAAGAGCTTAGTACATAGCTTCCATATTTACAGTCATTCATCTATAATTTACAGACTACCTGAATCCAATGTAAATTTAAGCTCATTTCAGAATTCAAAATGTGTTGTGTTATTGCAATGATCCAGTCGCATTAGTGATCAGGTTAAATGAGCTAAAGACGGGAAGGAAAATATATTAGATCTGGTTAATCAAAACATAGAAACACTATCTCAATTTGGAAACAAATCACTGCGGTCCAAATTGTGCAAAAATAACTCAAACCATTGAAATCATGTTTACAAATTGGAGAAATGTCCAAAAGGTTGTAAGCTACATTATGATTAGAAATTTTTCAGCAATGCTGTAAAGGTGATCTGTTACATGTATGTTAGTAGGTACTTGTCATATTTTCACTGCCCTACAGACACCCAATAATGTGGCTAGTTTGTGTATGCAACAGAATTCACTCTTTTAGTTGTAGAGTTTGCCCATAAAGCAATAAGTTCCTTTCTTTGTGACCATTAATTTTTGCTATGTCTGTATATGTTTGTATTTTTGTCATGTGCTAAATAGTATTTTACAGGCTGCAGACTATGTTGTATCTACCATTGTGATTCCACAATTCTCTAAAAGATTTGTGGTCTGAAAAGTCTGAAGGATTCATATGTTTAGCATAATTAACTAAATTGAAAATTTAGCTTCAGCTTGAAAACAAACCCGAAGAAAGTGAGCTGAAGCAAGATGATGAAGAGAAATATGCAATGGACTCTGAAAGTTATCTGGAGGTGAGTGATGAGCCTTACTGAAGTCTGACATTCAAAAAGTGTTGCCATTTTATTCATTGTGCTAATTTGAATCTTATGATCCTTGCAGAAACTGGCTGCCTTAGGTGGAAGTTTAGCTCGTGTGATGTCCTCAAATGAAGAGGATGATGTGAAACCTGATgaattccctgcagatggagtaagTTTAAAACTGTATTGCTCATCATTACTGAGCAATTTGTTTTTCATTGAGAAGAGAACCTTCTTGGCTCTGCCTAGATTTTTCAGTGTTTCTAGAGATGGATTGACTGCTGCTTCATCATATTTTCATGACGGAAAATTGGACAGCTTGGTACAAGCAAAATGAAGTGGGCCATCACCCAACAGTGATTCTCACTGTCGCTCTAAATTACCAGAATGTGCCCTTGCTGAATACACCAATTGCATGCTGAAAGGGAAAATACCACGTCAGCTCTACAATATGAATGCTCTGTTCATTACATTATATTACAATTAGTCTAGAGTTACTCTTTTTGAATCTTTCCCCTTCTAGCTTTTCACTGTTAAAATGTACAGGACCTGAATTTACTTGAGATTACCGCTGACTTTGCATTAAATATTATAAAGTCAAGACAAAACTGTTTTAATTTGGCCTTCTCAAGAAAGCATGGAAATGCAAATGAAAGAAAAACTTAGTTTAAGACTTTAAAAAACGATTTTTGAAATTGGTGCTTACGCCCACAGTAATTGGTTGATCTCTGTTGAAAGTTGCACGCGAGTAGTGGCTGCTTGGCTAAGGAACCATAACAGCAAGAAGTCAAACCTTCAGAAGAGGTGGGAGGGAAATTTCAAGAAAAATAAAAAATACTGTTTATTTTCCCCTGGGAATACAAACACAATAGAATAGCACACAAACAAGCATGCCTACTCCCAAaatagtactttaaaaaaaaaattgccttttTATTGGCAGAGGCAATTTGCATATCTTTTATGTGCCCTTGTGAAATTTTGAATGATTTACATAACCACCTAGGTAGGCCTCTTTTCCAAGACTTTTTATGAGCATCCACCTTTTAGTTGTTTTTGTGCACAGAAcctgatttgtttgtttatttaaaaatatttttttcagTATGTGTTTAACCTTCCCTTAATATTCTATTAGCATTCCTTTCCCTAGTAACGTGTAGATGCCTGAATAATATGAATACAAAGTAGATGTTAACATTTTTCTGCCAAATTGATATGCTAAGAACAGAAAGTAAAATACTTTTTTCAAAGTTACTTAGGCAGTGAGTTAGTGTTTTATACCATAAACAGTGCAATACAAAGTAATACTTTGCTACCTACACAGACTTTATGTATCTGAATACCTCTTTCAGTTTTTATACTTCGAATATCAATTAACACTTAAAATTCTAAAGGTTTATGTCTATCTGGTAAAAGAGTATTTACTAGCTTGCATCGACAACTTGTTTGAGACTGTGTTATTTGTGTTATGAAGTTGCCCCCAGCGGCAAAATAAAAAAGGTACCCTGGAGTAACTCATGTAATTTATTCAGGAAAATGCAGAGCTGCTTGAAGAGAGGCAAAAAGAGCAACAAATTTTAGAAAAACAGAAGTTGTTGTTTGAAGGGATGAAGTTTTTCTTGAACAGAGAAGTGCCACGTGAATCACTGGCATTTGTCATGAGGTATGTGTGCCAGGTTGTGTTACGGGTAAACAACTTAATTCCTCAGCCCCCTCCATCGTTACTGATAGTGTCACCATATTGCTGCGATACAGTTCAACAAGTGCTCTGCACTCGCTGGTACCTCACACAGGTGACCATTATTCATTTGTCAGTCCCAGTGGTTACTTTTGGCAGGCTGACTGACCATGGGGACAAAGCCAATTCTGTTCTTGCCTACTTACGCACACTTCCACCTGTATTGCAGGATAGTGATCCTGAGTGGGTACCCTAGCTGACATTTTTCACCCCTCTCTGCCCCACCATGTGCACTGAGGGTAAATGCAGCACCCTACTACTGCCCCAACTGAGGCATCAAACCTGGTCTGTAGGGCTCTGCTATTTGCCTGGTAAAGTTGCTCAACCATAGAAATTGATTCCTTCTGTAACCAAAACTCCCTTTTTTTTTACCAATTTCAGTACTGTTTTCCTTCTTTTGGTCCTCATTTTGAATTTCGCTACAGTACAGTTCTGCAATCTGGCCATATTCATATGAGTCCAGACTCTGAAAAGCAGTGGGTTATGTGGTTACATAGGGTGCCATAACCGAGCCCAGTACTCTTCTTGTTCACTATACATAAATGCACAATTTGCAGCGGGGATAACTGGATAGCAGTGTGGAATGGAAACTGTGACTGACATTTCTCTCTCCTCTTCCCATACTATTTGTTGCTCAAGAGAACTCTGCTTTAGGGGAAAATAACTTTTCTAAATCTGTTTCAACCAATTTGTTTTTGTTTTATCAATTGCTTTTTTAGGTGTTTTGGAGGCAAGGTATCCTGGGATGAGTCACTTTGTATAGGTGCTGCTTATCCTGTTACAGATCAAACCATTACTCACCAAATAGTGGACAGGCCAAATGTTGAACAGCTTATCAACAGGTATGATTTTatataaaattaaattttcagttcAGTAAGTATGAGTTCCATTTTGCCACCATTGGTGAATCTTCTACTTCCATTAAACCTGGAAGTGAACAATTCACTCTGTCCTCCACATGGCATAAGAGTAGAGTCTTGCTTGATAGGTTCATGAACCTAagtacaaaatactgcagatgctggaaatctgaagcaaaaataGTTCCTGATCATGGCACATTCTTGCACTTTCCGACAACAAGACATCTtaactgtttcttttttttttacattcctagaAGCCAGTCATGTAGCTAAGACATTGGCTGCATGCCCTAGGCGTTCTCAAGTTAAGAGCAAGTTCCTTCTTTTCTCTACCCCCACTTCACCCTAAAAAAACACAATAAACAATGTTGGCTTAGTTTCTTTATCAGTTGACTGGCAAAGCAGAAGTTGATTAAAAGGTAATTATTACATGTttttgaacaattttttttttatccattgtTTTTAACTTAAGATTTAATCTTTTAGCTTAAACTGTAATGCAGACTACATTTGTTaaaataagataaaagcaaaatactacatttGTTATACTCTTGCTGATCCTTCAGCATAAATTATTTTACTCGGACTTGCAGGATAATTTAGTCAGTAATTTGATAACTgcctgcaatttttaaagtttgacAATAACTAAATTCTTGATTGTGGTGTAAGAAAATGAAGAAAAACATAACCAGAATACCATCTGCATATCTAACAACATCCACGTAATGAGCAGTATATCAGTCCTATCGACATCTTTTAAGATATCCAAGCAATTTATTAAATAATTTTCCCTATCGATCTTCCTATATCTGCTTTTCATCTCTTTGCTTGAAACAGGTTGTTATGGTGTGGCATTCGTGACCGTATATATCACCCAACAACAGAGCTAGGACTGCTGGGTGCTATAGCTGAGGGTCTCTTTGTGAGAAGTTtacttttccttttctcctttcagTGAGACATACAGCTAGTGTACTGCCTGAAAGCGACAAAACTTGCCCACCAAGGAGTGAAGTTGAAGACTATTGAGTTGGGATTTGAATCTGAATTCTACCATTACAAGTGATATGCTCTGAAACAAGccatttaaaaaagagttaatgcAGAATCTCTCTCTGGTGTGCCTACTTTCTGTTTGGTCTGCAGAACTGTTAACTCACTAAATATCTGTGTATTTGTCCAATGCTGCAAATTATTTTTATCATTGCTCAGCATTCTTTTAAATTGCAGGTATTATATCCAGCCTCAGTGGGTTTTTGACTGTGTTAATGCCAAAACACTGCTTCCTGTAGAAGATTATTTTCTGGGAGTGACTTTACCACCTCATCTGTCCCCATTTGTGGAGGAGAAAGACGGAGACTACATTCCACCAGAGAAACTCAAACTTTTGGCCATTCAGAGAGGCGAGAGTGCATGTAAGCTGGTTCACTCATTCATTTATGTTTAGTTCATTTCCAAATGCAAGTATCCTCTTGGGGTACTGTTAACTGTATGCTGATGATGTTTTAAATATTGCATCCTAATGGTCTGTTTCTCTTGAGCAGAAAAATATTTCTCAGTCTTAATAGATTATGATTTAAAGTTAACGGAATATAAACTTCCCAAGGGTTGTGCCAGATGCCTGAATTGGGGAAAAATGGTCTAAATTGGCTGATCTGAAAAACCAAAGACCATCTTGCCTACAACACTTGCTCACTTTGGATGACTTCATGTAACTCTTGCAAGCAATAATTCTTGTAAACTCTTTTAACAAAGGTTTACAGTGTCTAATGAGCCGCAAAGTCAGTACTGCATACTTGACCTCTATCTCAATTATTCATGTATTGGTtcactctcctcaggtactgtcatcagcccccaccccacctcaaaAAAAAACCTTAGCTCTTCTGTCCTTCCACTGCTGCCCCTCCAATCTAGAAGCTACCTTTTCCCTCCAAGGTACTTCAGTGTGTTGTCACttctcaaatctgtgcccatctttctcaTAACTTCCTGTTTGAATCTCGCAAGTCAAGTTTCcaaccctgccacagcactgaaatggccataaccaaagtcacaaatgacattctctgtGATTGTAAAATGGTGTGTTTTCACTCCTCGGTCTCTCTGCAGCTGTTGATGCGGTTGCCACTCCACCATCCTCCAATGCCTTTTTTTCCTGAATGAAACTGCCCTCGACATagttctattcttgtgtatgcaattgtagcaaaagcacccccaacatTAGCTGCTTTTTCAAGCCCAGGAGTCCCCTAAGAATCTATCTCATGGCATCCTCTTCATCCTCATTTACTTGCTTCTGCTTGGTTACAGCTGCAGACATGGGGACAGCTTCCACATTtatgctgacaacatccagctctacctcttcAGCACCACTGTCAGCTTCTCCCCTAATACTGTGCTTTTTGTACATcttgtctgacattcagtcttGGATGTGTCCCAGTTTTTTCCACTTACACATTGGGAAGACATAAACATTTGTCTTGTGCTCCTTGGGACAAATTCCATACACATGCCAccaattccatctctctccttagcTGCCATCTCTGATAAAATCAGAGTGTTTGCAGCTTCTGCATCCTATTTATCCCTTTGCTGAGCTTCCAGTCCCATGTCCTTCCCATCACAAAGACAGCCTTTTTCCATATTCATAAAGTTGTCTGCCTCCTCCCAGTTTCACCCTATCTGCTGAAACTCCCATCCATGGCTTGATCACCTCCAGACCTGATTATTCCAAAGCTCCCCTGGTTATCTCCTGGTCAGCCTCACTTCCTTCACACTCTGCAAACTTCCACTGATTCTGATGACCATGTCCTATCACACATCCTGCTCATCCATTTCTCCTGTCTTTTTGGCCTGCATTGGCTTCTGGACCTCCAgtgtcttttattttattttttattttaatttagagatacagcactgaaacaggcccttcggcccgccaagtctgtgccaaccaacaaccacccatttatactaaccctacagtaatcccatattccctaccacctacctacactaggggcaatttacaatggccaatttacctatcacctgcaagtctttggctgtgggaggaaaccggagcacccagcaaaaacccacacggtcacagggagaatttgcaaactccgcacaggcagtacccagaattgaacccgggtccctggagctatgaggctgcagtgctgaccactgtgccTGCAATTTAAAACTTTCATTCTTGTGTTGAAATCCCTTCACGATCTTGTTccctccctatttctataaccTTCTCTAGACATACAACTGCCTCATCCCCAGAACTCTTCATTCCTCAACATTGACCTTGTGCTCTAGACAACCTCCCTAAACtacgccacctctctctctctctctctctctctatcctgcctTATAACCTatttctttgtccaagcttttggttactTCCTCTAATAtctttctttggctcagcatccagTTTTTATTaactactcctgtgaagcactttaggacattttcttgcatttatttattttaaataggcAGCATTTTGCTACATAAATGGGTTGGACCAGATTTCTGATTGGTCCACTTGGAGGACAAGTCATACCAAACAGTTTGTCTGCAATGTTTAATTTgatctatcactcctgtgctcgctgaccttcattggctcctggtcaagcagcatcttgattttaaaattctcatccttgtttttaaatccctcaatggcctcacccctccctatctctgtaatcatcaGCCCCACAACCATCCGCGATATCTGCacgcctctaattctggcctcttgagtatccccaatttttaatcactccactgatggccatgccttcagttgcctcggccttaagctctggaactccatccctacgcctctctatctcactttcctcctttaagacacttcttaaacctacctctttgactaagcctttggtcatctgacataattatcaccttatgtgacttggtgtcctattttgttttataatgctcctgtgaagcaccttgggacatttcattatggtaaaggcactatataaatataagttgttgcattaaaaatgccatataaatgaaagttgttaacACCTAACTTACATTTTCTGACCTCCATGTCAAGTTCCTCCTGACTGAGAAGCTCTCCTGGTGTCATGCTTTGGCTAATGAAGAATGGAATCATTGGGATTAATTAAAATAAAAGAGGGAGAGTGATAATTTAGGAGGAAATGAAATGGTGGgtttgggggggaggaggggtggaagTTTACAGTAGGAAAAAAGTGAGAGATTGTAAAACAAAAGTATGGTGCGTAAAATCATTTGCAATCAAAGACAGAAGCATTTTTAAAAATGGTTAACTTTACCTGAGGTGATTACAAAAGGGACTGATGCCACTGGATACCTGTGACTCTCTGATCACACACACATATCAGCAGCTTTCTTCAAAAGCAGAGTTAAGCTACCAACCTTTTGTGAGTGTGCATAAAGAAAGGGATCCAATTAGAGCAACAATGTGGAGACCTTTCATGTAACTTGTACTGAATGATCACTGATATCATAAAACTTGTATTCCTCATTGTATTTATGACAGATGAAAATGAAACTCAATCtgaagaggaggatgaagaggatgACGAAGAATCTGAGGATGAAGACATGAATGAAATAGAGAAACAAGATGAGGAAAGACTGAAGAATATGGAGGCTAAGAAGGTGAAAAGCAAAGTGAGTTCCAGTGGAAACAGCATCTGTTTAAATTTGTATAAAATTCAATGTTTCATTATGCCATGatatgtaaatttaaaaaaaaactccaacctGTGGAGTTCATGATTCAAATGTGGCAAGTCAGAGACTTTATATTTGGCTTGATATGAAATAAAGGGGAAAAAATAAGTTCACGTAATGTCGTTTCAGCTGGCATTATGCTGATTGTTAATTTCCCAGGGGCAGACAGCACTGGGGGCCAATACCAGTGTTTCTCGCGCAGTGATATCAGTGGAGAAACCCGTGAAAGTAGCGGCCAATGGCACAGTCTGCTCCTGGAGACGCAATGCAAGTCTACGTAGCACCGTTTTAAGTGATGCTGCGCAAACGAATTTTCCCCCATAATGTCTTGCATCCACATTCTTCAGTTCCTTGGTCCAGTCAAGAACTGGCAGCCGCACAGCAAAAGGAAAACCAAATGGGTTCTAGAGAAGGTGATGAATTCCTCACTGTTTGGAGCAATCGAGTTCTCCAAATTTTGCAAAGAATTTTAACCTCTGTAATTTAGATATATAGCACCTTCTGCAGATTGAGACTTTTTCCCTAAAAATAGGAAAAGCCTAGGAGCAAAAAGATAACTGATTTTTAAGGTGCAGTTTTGCCATAAGCAAGTAGTCAAAATACACCAGGTGCTTCAAGATTGAACTGCTGCAAGACAAGTGAAACATTGCTTTGGCTGCAgttttgtctgacagtgtgttcACGGGATGCAGAATTCATGCAATACACATGTGCTTTTCAACATTTTTCTGATCATCATTGCACAGGTCAACACTTCATAAGGATTATTTGTGAATGCTACAACTTAATAACCCTTTGATATATTCCTCGAGTTACCGATTCAGTGTTCATGTTGTTTCCACAGAAACTAAATGTGAAAGTAACTGCTGGGACTGTCAAGGTGGAGAACAAAACAGAGGCATCCCAACGAGAACAAGCTGAGGAAAAGCGCCTGGCTATCATGATGATGAAGAAAAAGGAGAAGTATTTGTACAATAAAATCATGTTTGGCAAGAAGAGAAATGTTCGTGAGGTATGTGTTTCAATCAGTACTTATTTCCATTGTCTAAAATGCTATGTGGTTCTTTATTTTAAATGCTGGAGTACTTATTTGTAAATAAGTTGTGTAGTAATTTTACGCGTCTTCAGGGTTTTCTGAAATAGAACCCTTCCAATATCTTTTAAGACTTGAAGCTTAGTTCGTGCTTCCACGCAAATTTGGGAGGGAGATTCCCACTGAGAATGAAACTGTTGAAAACAGAAATGGGTAATTGAGTTTACTTGAAGTGTTGTGGATTAATGAGGGTTTGTGTAAATTATAAGGTTTTATTTGGATTTAATCCTTCAATATGTCTGCTATTGTTTAGTTTTAATCATTCAGGGCATAAAGTGAGACAAAGTAAATCCTCAAGACTGTGGAAGGGAAGCTTATAAAGGTGTACAAGGTATTAATTGTATTGATAAGCTAAATCGTGAGCATGATAAGATGAAGATGTCAGTAGAGCAAGGGAGTACAAATTAAAACTAAAAAAACAGTTTAACTGAAATTGCTCTGTAAAAAGACTGAACTAATGTGCAAATATGTTTAAATCACTTTCTTTTGAGGCTGAATAGCTAATTTTCCTATTTGCACTGCCTCCAGGCTTCAATGTCTTCCTTGTGTACATTGGCTGGAGAACAGTACGGTTTTAGCATACAGAATAATTGGGAGCAAGCTAAAGATGTGACCTAATTCAGCAGGCCAGTCAAAAACCACAGAGTTATTAATGTTCTCAACAGTGAATTTGAGTTGCAACTTTTAACTCTAGTGTTGTACTTAAATTCAGTTAAAAGCTTTTATATCTGCTTCAGCTGAGGGGTTAAACATA carries:
- the pes gene encoding pescadillo — translated: MGGLEKKKYERGAATNYITRNKARKKLQLSLADFRRLCILKGIYPHEPKHKKKVNKGSTAPRTFYLVKDIKFLLHEPIVNKFRDYKVFVRKLRKAYGKAEWSTVERLKDNKPVYKLDHVVKERYPTFIDALRDLDDALSMCFLFSTFPRTGKCHVQTIQLCRRLTVEFMNFVIASRSLLKVFLSIKGIYYQAEILGQLITWIVPYSFSHDHPTDVDYRVMATFTEFFTTLLGFVNFRLYQSLNLLYPPKLQLENKPEESELKQDDEEKYAMDSESYLEKLAALGGSLARVMSSNEEDDVKPDEFPADGENAELLEERQKEQQILEKQKLLFEGMKFFLNREVPRESLAFVMRCFGGKVSWDESLCIGAAYPVTDQTITHQIVDRPNVEQLINRYYIQPQWVFDCVNAKTLLPVEDYFLGVTLPPHLSPFVEEKDGDYIPPEKLKLLAIQRGESAYENETQSEEEDEEDDEESEDEDMNEIEKQDEERLKNMEAKKVKSKKLNVKVTAGTVKVENKTEASQREQAEEKRLAIMMMKKKEKYLYNKIMFGKKRNVREKNKLAAKRKAHDDVLKAEKKRSKKIKSQ